The Flavobacterium jumunjinense genome includes a region encoding these proteins:
- a CDS encoding 4Fe-4S dicluster domain-containing protein, with protein sequence MAIKITDECINCGACEPECPNTAIYEGADDWRYKDGTKLSGKIVLPDGTEVDSDAAQTPFSDDVYYIVPGKCTECKGFHEEPQCAAVCPVDCCVPDDEYVESEETLLNRQSFLHNE encoded by the coding sequence ATGGCAATAAAGATAACCGACGAGTGTATTAATTGTGGAGCTTGTGAACCAGAGTGTCCTAATACAGCAATTTATGAAGGTGCAGATGATTGGAGATATAAAGACGGAACAAAATTATCAGGTAAAATAGTTTTACCAGATGGTACCGAGGTGGACTCTGATGCTGCACAAACACCTTTTTCTGATGATGTGTATTATATTGTTCCTGGAAAATGTACAGAATGTAAAGGATTTCATGAAGAACCGCAGTGTGCTGCAGTTTGTCCTGTAGATTGTTGTGTTCCAGATGATGAATATGTAGAGTCTGAAGAAACCTTGCTTAATAGGCAATCATTTTTACACAATGAGTAA
- a CDS encoding tetratricopeptide repeat protein → MGRILTEELLDKIDQYLKGELSEQERLSFEKLLQEDEQLQEDVIIQKQLFAMHGTSTTDISSNETDFEAIALLKEKLKTDEYLRLSNKIRTIGNENRISNGKPRKRKTHYLNYFIAASVTIFFATLFFFNSESSLESYYSENVNWENLPSFIDKGNALDNFTKGEIAFKKKEYKSAILSFENIETTNELYPYSLMYIGASYDVLNENEKALDYFNKLSQLTEFEEHTKGFWYQLLIHLKLDNKEKANEISKIILKDKNNYNYQETLNMKL, encoded by the coding sequence ATGGGGAGAATTTTAACCGAAGAATTATTAGATAAAATAGACCAATACCTCAAAGGAGAGTTATCGGAACAAGAAAGATTGTCTTTTGAAAAGCTATTACAAGAAGATGAACAATTACAAGAAGATGTAATTATTCAAAAACAACTATTTGCTATGCACGGAACTTCTACCACAGATATTTCATCTAATGAAACTGATTTTGAAGCTATAGCATTGCTAAAAGAAAAACTAAAAACTGACGAATACCTACGTTTATCTAACAAAATTAGAACTATTGGTAATGAAAATAGAATTTCAAATGGAAAACCAAGAAAAAGGAAAACACATTACCTTAACTATTTTATTGCCGCAAGTGTTACAATTTTCTTTGCTACGTTATTTTTTTTCAATTCTGAATCAAGTTTAGAATCCTATTACAGCGAAAATGTTAATTGGGAAAATTTACCCTCTTTCATAGATAAAGGAAATGCTTTAGATAATTTTACAAAAGGTGAAATTGCTTTTAAAAAGAAAGAATACAAAAGTGCAATCCTGTCTTTTGAAAATATTGAAACCACGAACGAATTATATCCTTATTCGCTTATGTATATTGGTGCTTCCTATGATGTATTAAATGAGAATGAAAAAGCATTAGACTACTTTAATAAACTGAGCCAGCTTACTGAATTTGAAGAACATACAAAAGGTTTTTGGTATCAATTATTAATACATCTAAAATTAGACAATAAAGAAAAAGCAAATGAAATCTCTAAGATTATTCTGAAAGACAAAAACAATTATAATTATCAAGAAACTCTAAATATGAAGCTATAA
- a CDS encoding RNA polymerase sigma factor → MENTERYINALIEGDDFVIKEIYSKIYPKIASYIFSNKGNTDDALDVFHDALMYIIITQKEKRTIILSFEAYLFVICKNIWKKSLKNRVIKTDVSTLEEKETDLSTIILEQQCIEFYLEKFNLLSINCKDILSSYFNGASYEELVIEYAYSNINTVRQRVFKCRSKLIELIKSDLEFQKIKKWGEF, encoded by the coding sequence ATGGAAAATACAGAACGATATATCAATGCTCTAATTGAAGGAGACGATTTCGTTATTAAAGAAATATACAGTAAAATATATCCCAAAATTGCTTCCTATATTTTCTCTAATAAAGGAAATACTGATGATGCTCTTGATGTTTTTCATGATGCTTTGATGTATATTATTATTACTCAGAAAGAAAAAAGAACAATTATTCTTTCTTTTGAAGCTTATCTTTTTGTGATTTGCAAAAACATTTGGAAGAAAAGTTTAAAAAATAGGGTAATAAAAACAGATGTTTCAACACTAGAAGAAAAAGAAACCGATTTAAGTACTATAATTTTAGAACAACAATGCATCGAATTCTATTTAGAAAAATTCAATCTTTTATCAATAAACTGTAAAGACATTTTGAGTAGTTATTTTAATGGTGCAAGCTATGAAGAACTAGTTATAGAGTATGCCTACTCTAACATTAATACAGTTAGACAAAGAGTTTTTAAATGTAGATCGAAATTAATTGAACTAATAAAATCAGACCTTGAATTTCAAAAGATAAAAAAATGGGGAGAATTTTAA
- a CDS encoding S8 family peptidase, whose amino-acid sequence MKSLKKIIVLFVLSIFSLSCSEDHLYTEEESQKSLLKENSLRNNNNNISNLPVYSRNKLIIQYLLGTPNSVKSNLRDIFGVQNYEICEHCEDKNIELWIFDKGILIEPKKTTIETGSGGGIEYIVEVDYEFVFGIDLSNPYLGSDSDTSFYPYIKSDNEGVTVAVLDTGIAPTIGADTSPIFTSPFLYNASNDGYTGVESGWDFVNDDPNCFDDNGGRHGTVVSSIIHNVLNNDEIPHQILPIKIANRRGQISYFGLLCGFNFALNHAQVVQMSFGWYDDGSGDQLNTIFSELLNLYPNVMVVTSAGNDGFNNDVVSHYPSNYPQDNLIAVAAANKKVLFPSSIGLPDPNIAGFSNYGIVNVDFFAPGEGIPFLGYDMDGTSFAAPFVSGVVARIVQSNPGFTPNNVLDALTSYGEPCPVTFSTTRKVKHNRIIMP is encoded by the coding sequence ATGAAAAGCTTAAAAAAAATAATTGTTCTTTTTGTGTTGTCAATTTTTTCTCTTTCGTGTAGCGAAGATCATTTATACACTGAGGAGGAATCTCAAAAGAGCTTATTAAAGGAAAACAGTCTAAGGAATAATAACAATAACATTTCAAATCTTCCTGTCTATTCTCGTAATAAACTAATCATTCAATATTTATTAGGAACACCAAATAGTGTAAAATCTAATTTAAGAGATATTTTCGGTGTTCAAAATTATGAAATTTGTGAGCATTGTGAAGATAAAAACATAGAGTTGTGGATTTTTGATAAAGGAATTCTAATTGAGCCTAAGAAGACAACTATCGAAACAGGAAGTGGTGGTGGAATTGAATATATTGTAGAAGTAGATTATGAGTTTGTGTTCGGTATAGATTTATCTAACCCTTATTTAGGTTCAGATTCCGATACAAGTTTTTATCCATATATAAAATCCGATAATGAAGGAGTAACAGTTGCTGTTTTAGATACTGGAATCGCTCCAACAATTGGTGCAGATACATCACCAATTTTTACATCACCATTTTTGTATAATGCAAGTAATGATGGTTATACGGGAGTAGAGTCTGGTTGGGATTTTGTAAATGATGATCCAAATTGCTTTGATGATAATGGGGGAAGACATGGAACAGTTGTTTCATCAATAATACATAATGTGTTAAATAATGACGAAATTCCACATCAAATATTACCTATTAAAATTGCTAATCGAAGAGGTCAAATAAGTTATTTTGGGCTTTTATGTGGTTTTAACTTTGCATTAAATCATGCTCAAGTGGTTCAAATGAGTTTCGGTTGGTATGATGATGGTTCTGGAGATCAATTGAATACTATTTTTTCAGAACTATTAAATTTATATCCAAATGTAATGGTTGTTACTTCGGCTGGAAATGATGGTTTCAATAATGATGTAGTGTCACATTACCCTTCTAATTATCCGCAAGATAATTTAATCGCAGTTGCAGCAGCAAATAAGAAAGTATTGTTTCCAAGTTCAATAGGTTTACCCGATCCAAATATTGCTGGTTTTTCAAACTATGGAATTGTAAATGTCGATTTTTTTGCTCCTGGTGAAGGAATTCCATTTTTAGGTTATGATATGGATGGAACTTCTTTTGCTGCTCCATTTGTTTCTGGTGTTGTTGCAAGAATAGTTCAATCGAATCCTGGATTCACTCCAAATAATGTGTTAGATGCATTAACTTCATATGGAGAACCTTGTCCAGTAACTTTTAGCACAACACGAAAAGTAAAGCACAATAGAATAATTATGCCATAA